A window from Dama dama isolate Ldn47 chromosome 11, ASM3311817v1, whole genome shotgun sequence encodes these proteins:
- the NSMF gene encoding NMDA receptor synaptonuclear signaling and neuronal migration factor isoform X1 yields MRRRLDHGRRRLPEEGAKKRGHVLGGGQSAVRPRCAGRQGPRNCDLPALGGLRAARAFGEYLSQSHPENRNGADHLLADAYSGHDGSPEMQPAPQNKRRLSLISNGRYEGSLPEEAASGKPAGEGPQPRVYTISGEPALLPGPEAEAIELAVVKGRRQGERHPHHHSQPLRASPGGSHEDVSRPCQSWAGSRQGSKECPGCAQLAPSPSPQAFGVDQPPLPEAPGRRKKLERMYSVDRVSDDVPIRTWFPKENLFSFQTATTTMQAVFRGYAERKRRKRENDSASVIQRNFRKHLRMVGSRRVKAQSKAQTFAERRERSFSRSWSDPTPMKADTSHDSRDSSDLQSSHCTLGEAFEDLDWETEKGLEAVACDTEGFVPPKVMLISSKVPKAEYIPTIIRRDDPAIIPILYDHEHATFEDILEEIEKKLNIYHKGAKIWKMLIFCQGGPGHLYLLKNKVATFAKVEKEEDMIHFWKRLSRLMSKVNPEPNVIHVMGCYVLGNPNGEKLFQNLRTLMTPYRVIFESPLELSAQGKQMIETYFDFRLYRLWKSRQHSKLLDFEDVL; encoded by the exons ATGCGCCGCCGCCTCGACCATGGGCGCCGTCGCCTCCCGGAGGAGGGCGCTAAGAAGCGAGGCCATGTCCTCGGTGGCGGCCAAAGTGCG GTCCGGCCAAGATGCGCGGGGCGCCAAGGTCCCCGGAACTGCGACCTGCCAGCCCTGGGCGGTCTGAG AGCAGCCCGAGCGTTTGGCGAGTACCTGTCCCAGAGTCACCCCGAAAACCGGAACGGTGCAG ACCACCTGCTGGCTGACGCCTACTCTGGCCACGACGGGTCCCCCGAGATGCAGCCGGCTCCTCAGAACAAGCGCCGCCTCTCCCTCATCTCCAACGGCCGCTATGAGGGCAGCCTTCCGGAGGAGGCTGCCAGCGGGAAGCCGGCCGGTGAGGGCCCCCAGCCCCGTGTGTACACCATCTCAGGGGAGCCGGCCCTGCTGCCCGGCCCGGAGGCCGAGGCCATCGAGCTGGCTGTGGTGAAGGGGCGGCGGCAGGGGGAGCGGCACCCCCACCACCACAGCCAGCCCCTGCGCGCCAGCCCGGGCGGCAGTCACGAGGACGTCAGCAGGCCCTGCCAGAGCTGGGCAGGCAGCCGCCAGGGCTCCAAGGAGTGTCCCGGATGCGCCCAGCtcgcccccagtccctcccctcAGGCCTTTGGGGTGGACCAGCCGCCTCTGCCTGAGGCTCCCGGCCGCCGCAAGAAGCTGGAGAGGATGTACAGCGTCGACCGAGTGTCTG ATGACGTCCCCATCCGTACCTGGTTCCCCAAGGAAAACCTCTTCAGTTTCCAGACGGCAACCACAACTATGCAAGC GGTGTTCAGGGGCTACGCGGAGAGGAAGCGCCGGAAACGGGAGAATGATTCCGCGTCTGTAATCCAGAG GAACTTCCGCAAACACCTGCGCATGGTCGGCAGCCGGAGGGTGAAGGCCCAGAGTAAGGCCCAGA CGTTCGCCGAGCGGCGCGAGCGGAGCTTCAGCCGGTCCTGGAGCGACCCCACCCCCATGAAAGCCGACACCTCTCACGACTCCCGAGACA GTAGTGACTTGCAGAGCTCCCACTGCACCTTGGGCGAGGCTTTCGAGGACCTGGACTGGGAGACTGAGAAGGGCCTGGAGGCCGTAGCCTGCGACACTGAGGGCTTCGTGCCACCCAAGGTCATG CTCATCTCCTCCAAAGTGCCCAAAGCCGAGTACATCCCCACCATCATCCGCAGGGACGACCCCGCCATCATCCCCATCCTCTAC GACCACGAGCACGCGACCTTCGAGGACATTCTGG aggaGATAGAGAAGAAGCTGAATATCTACCACAAGGGGGCCAAAATCTGGAAGATGCTGATTTTCTGCCAG GGTGGCCCAGGACACTTGTACCTGCTTAAGAACAAGGTGGCCACCTTTGCCaaagtggagaaggaagaggacatGATCCA CTTCTGGAAGCGGTTGAGCCGCTTGATGAGCAAAGTGAACCCTGAGCCGAACGTCATCCATGTCATGGGCTGCTACGTCCTGGGGAACCCCAATGGGGAGAAG CTCTTCCAGAACCTCAGGACCCTCATGACTCCTTACAGGGTAATCTTCGAGTCGCCCCTGGAGCTGTCGGCTCAAG GGAAGCAGATGATTGAGACCTACTTTGACTTCCGGCTGTACCGCCTGTGGAAGAGCCGCCAGCACTCGAAGCTGCTGGACTTTGAGGACGTTCTGTGA
- the NSMF gene encoding NMDA receptor synaptonuclear signaling and neuronal migration factor isoform X6, which yields MRRRLDHGRRRLPEEGAKKRGHVLGGGQSAVRPRCAGRQGPRNCDLPALGGLRAARAFGEYLSQSHPENRNGADHLLADAYSGHDGSPEMQPAPQNKRRLSLISNGRYEGSLPEEAASGKPAGEGPQPRVYTISGEPALLPGPEAEAIELAVVKGRRQGERHPHHHSQPLRASPGGSHEDVSRPCQSWAGSRQGSKECPGCAQLAPSPSPQAFGVDQPPLPEAPGRRKKLERMYSVDRVSDDVPIRTWFPKENLFSFQTATTTMQAVFRGYAERKRRKRENDSASVIQRNFRKHLRMVGSRRVKAQSKAQTFAERRERSFSRSWSDPTPMKADTSHDSRDSSDLQSSHCTLGEAFEDLDWETEKGLEAVACDTEGFVPPKVMLISSKVPKAEYIPTIIRRDDPAIIPILYDHEHATFEDILEEIEKKLNIYHKGAKIWKMLIFCQGGPGHLYLLKNKVATFAKVEKEEDMIHFWKRLSRLMSKVNPEPNVIHVMGCYVLGNPNGEKGNLRVAPGAVGSREADD from the exons ATGCGCCGCCGCCTCGACCATGGGCGCCGTCGCCTCCCGGAGGAGGGCGCTAAGAAGCGAGGCCATGTCCTCGGTGGCGGCCAAAGTGCG GTCCGGCCAAGATGCGCGGGGCGCCAAGGTCCCCGGAACTGCGACCTGCCAGCCCTGGGCGGTCTGAG AGCAGCCCGAGCGTTTGGCGAGTACCTGTCCCAGAGTCACCCCGAAAACCGGAACGGTGCAG ACCACCTGCTGGCTGACGCCTACTCTGGCCACGACGGGTCCCCCGAGATGCAGCCGGCTCCTCAGAACAAGCGCCGCCTCTCCCTCATCTCCAACGGCCGCTATGAGGGCAGCCTTCCGGAGGAGGCTGCCAGCGGGAAGCCGGCCGGTGAGGGCCCCCAGCCCCGTGTGTACACCATCTCAGGGGAGCCGGCCCTGCTGCCCGGCCCGGAGGCCGAGGCCATCGAGCTGGCTGTGGTGAAGGGGCGGCGGCAGGGGGAGCGGCACCCCCACCACCACAGCCAGCCCCTGCGCGCCAGCCCGGGCGGCAGTCACGAGGACGTCAGCAGGCCCTGCCAGAGCTGGGCAGGCAGCCGCCAGGGCTCCAAGGAGTGTCCCGGATGCGCCCAGCtcgcccccagtccctcccctcAGGCCTTTGGGGTGGACCAGCCGCCTCTGCCTGAGGCTCCCGGCCGCCGCAAGAAGCTGGAGAGGATGTACAGCGTCGACCGAGTGTCTG ATGACGTCCCCATCCGTACCTGGTTCCCCAAGGAAAACCTCTTCAGTTTCCAGACGGCAACCACAACTATGCAAGC GGTGTTCAGGGGCTACGCGGAGAGGAAGCGCCGGAAACGGGAGAATGATTCCGCGTCTGTAATCCAGAG GAACTTCCGCAAACACCTGCGCATGGTCGGCAGCCGGAGGGTGAAGGCCCAGAGTAAGGCCCAGA CGTTCGCCGAGCGGCGCGAGCGGAGCTTCAGCCGGTCCTGGAGCGACCCCACCCCCATGAAAGCCGACACCTCTCACGACTCCCGAGACA GTAGTGACTTGCAGAGCTCCCACTGCACCTTGGGCGAGGCTTTCGAGGACCTGGACTGGGAGACTGAGAAGGGCCTGGAGGCCGTAGCCTGCGACACTGAGGGCTTCGTGCCACCCAAGGTCATG CTCATCTCCTCCAAAGTGCCCAAAGCCGAGTACATCCCCACCATCATCCGCAGGGACGACCCCGCCATCATCCCCATCCTCTAC GACCACGAGCACGCGACCTTCGAGGACATTCTGG aggaGATAGAGAAGAAGCTGAATATCTACCACAAGGGGGCCAAAATCTGGAAGATGCTGATTTTCTGCCAG GGTGGCCCAGGACACTTGTACCTGCTTAAGAACAAGGTGGCCACCTTTGCCaaagtggagaaggaagaggacatGATCCA CTTCTGGAAGCGGTTGAGCCGCTTGATGAGCAAAGTGAACCCTGAGCCGAACGTCATCCATGTCATGGGCTGCTACGTCCTGGGGAACCCCAATGGGGAGAAG GGTAATCTTCGAGTCGCCCCTGGAGCTGTCGGCTCAAG GGAAGCAGATGATTGA
- the NSMF gene encoding NMDA receptor synaptonuclear signaling and neuronal migration factor isoform X5, with translation MRRRLDHGRRRLPEEGAKKRGHVLGGGQSAVRPRCAGRQGPRNCDLPALGGLRAARAFGEYLSQSHPENRNGADHLLADAYSGHDGSPEMQPAPQNKRRLSLISNGRYEGSLPEEAASGKPAGEGPQPRVYTISGEPALLPGPEAEAIELAVVKGRRQGERHPHHHSQPLRASPGGSHEDVSRPCQSWAGSRQGSKECPGCAQLAPSPSPQAFGVDQPPLPEAPGRRKKLERMYSVDRVSDDVPIRTWFPKENLFSFQTATTTMQAVFRGYAERKRRKRENDSASVIQRNFRKHLRMVGSRRVKAQSSDLQSSHCTLGEAFEDLDWETEKGLEAVACDTEGFVPPKVMLISSKVPKAEYIPTIIRRDDPAIIPILYDHEHATFEDILEEIEKKLNIYHKGAKIWKMLIFCQGGPGHLYLLKNKVATFAKVEKEEDMIHFWKRLSRLMSKVNPEPNVIHVMGCYVLGNPNGEKLFQNLRTLMTPYRVIFESPLELSAQGKQMIETYFDFRLYRLWKSRQHSKLLDFEDVL, from the exons ATGCGCCGCCGCCTCGACCATGGGCGCCGTCGCCTCCCGGAGGAGGGCGCTAAGAAGCGAGGCCATGTCCTCGGTGGCGGCCAAAGTGCG GTCCGGCCAAGATGCGCGGGGCGCCAAGGTCCCCGGAACTGCGACCTGCCAGCCCTGGGCGGTCTGAG AGCAGCCCGAGCGTTTGGCGAGTACCTGTCCCAGAGTCACCCCGAAAACCGGAACGGTGCAG ACCACCTGCTGGCTGACGCCTACTCTGGCCACGACGGGTCCCCCGAGATGCAGCCGGCTCCTCAGAACAAGCGCCGCCTCTCCCTCATCTCCAACGGCCGCTATGAGGGCAGCCTTCCGGAGGAGGCTGCCAGCGGGAAGCCGGCCGGTGAGGGCCCCCAGCCCCGTGTGTACACCATCTCAGGGGAGCCGGCCCTGCTGCCCGGCCCGGAGGCCGAGGCCATCGAGCTGGCTGTGGTGAAGGGGCGGCGGCAGGGGGAGCGGCACCCCCACCACCACAGCCAGCCCCTGCGCGCCAGCCCGGGCGGCAGTCACGAGGACGTCAGCAGGCCCTGCCAGAGCTGGGCAGGCAGCCGCCAGGGCTCCAAGGAGTGTCCCGGATGCGCCCAGCtcgcccccagtccctcccctcAGGCCTTTGGGGTGGACCAGCCGCCTCTGCCTGAGGCTCCCGGCCGCCGCAAGAAGCTGGAGAGGATGTACAGCGTCGACCGAGTGTCTG ATGACGTCCCCATCCGTACCTGGTTCCCCAAGGAAAACCTCTTCAGTTTCCAGACGGCAACCACAACTATGCAAGC GGTGTTCAGGGGCTACGCGGAGAGGAAGCGCCGGAAACGGGAGAATGATTCCGCGTCTGTAATCCAGAG GAACTTCCGCAAACACCTGCGCATGGTCGGCAGCCGGAGGGTGAAGGCCCAGA GTAGTGACTTGCAGAGCTCCCACTGCACCTTGGGCGAGGCTTTCGAGGACCTGGACTGGGAGACTGAGAAGGGCCTGGAGGCCGTAGCCTGCGACACTGAGGGCTTCGTGCCACCCAAGGTCATG CTCATCTCCTCCAAAGTGCCCAAAGCCGAGTACATCCCCACCATCATCCGCAGGGACGACCCCGCCATCATCCCCATCCTCTAC GACCACGAGCACGCGACCTTCGAGGACATTCTGG aggaGATAGAGAAGAAGCTGAATATCTACCACAAGGGGGCCAAAATCTGGAAGATGCTGATTTTCTGCCAG GGTGGCCCAGGACACTTGTACCTGCTTAAGAACAAGGTGGCCACCTTTGCCaaagtggagaaggaagaggacatGATCCA CTTCTGGAAGCGGTTGAGCCGCTTGATGAGCAAAGTGAACCCTGAGCCGAACGTCATCCATGTCATGGGCTGCTACGTCCTGGGGAACCCCAATGGGGAGAAG CTCTTCCAGAACCTCAGGACCCTCATGACTCCTTACAGGGTAATCTTCGAGTCGCCCCTGGAGCTGTCGGCTCAAG GGAAGCAGATGATTGAGACCTACTTTGACTTCCGGCTGTACCGCCTGTGGAAGAGCCGCCAGCACTCGAAGCTGCTGGACTTTGAGGACGTTCTGTGA
- the NSMF gene encoding NMDA receptor synaptonuclear signaling and neuronal migration factor isoform X2 encodes MRRRLDHGRRRLPEEGAKKRGHVLGGGQSAVRPRCAGRQGPRNCDLPALGGLRAARAFGEYLSQSHPENRNGADHLLADAYSGHDGSPEMQPAPQNKRRLSLISNGRYEGSLPEEAASGKPAGEGPQPRVYTISGEPALLPGPEAEAIELAVVKGRRQGERHPHHHSQPLRASPGGSHEDVSRPCQSWAGSRQGSKECPGCAQLAPSPSPQAFGVDQPPLPEAPGRRKKLERMYSVDRVSDDVPIRTWFPKENLFSFQTATTTMQAVFRGYAERKRRKRENDSASVIQRNFRKHLRMVGSRRVKAQTFAERRERSFSRSWSDPTPMKADTSHDSRDSSDLQSSHCTLGEAFEDLDWETEKGLEAVACDTEGFVPPKVMLISSKVPKAEYIPTIIRRDDPAIIPILYDHEHATFEDILEEIEKKLNIYHKGAKIWKMLIFCQGGPGHLYLLKNKVATFAKVEKEEDMIHFWKRLSRLMSKVNPEPNVIHVMGCYVLGNPNGEKLFQNLRTLMTPYRVIFESPLELSAQGKQMIETYFDFRLYRLWKSRQHSKLLDFEDVL; translated from the exons ATGCGCCGCCGCCTCGACCATGGGCGCCGTCGCCTCCCGGAGGAGGGCGCTAAGAAGCGAGGCCATGTCCTCGGTGGCGGCCAAAGTGCG GTCCGGCCAAGATGCGCGGGGCGCCAAGGTCCCCGGAACTGCGACCTGCCAGCCCTGGGCGGTCTGAG AGCAGCCCGAGCGTTTGGCGAGTACCTGTCCCAGAGTCACCCCGAAAACCGGAACGGTGCAG ACCACCTGCTGGCTGACGCCTACTCTGGCCACGACGGGTCCCCCGAGATGCAGCCGGCTCCTCAGAACAAGCGCCGCCTCTCCCTCATCTCCAACGGCCGCTATGAGGGCAGCCTTCCGGAGGAGGCTGCCAGCGGGAAGCCGGCCGGTGAGGGCCCCCAGCCCCGTGTGTACACCATCTCAGGGGAGCCGGCCCTGCTGCCCGGCCCGGAGGCCGAGGCCATCGAGCTGGCTGTGGTGAAGGGGCGGCGGCAGGGGGAGCGGCACCCCCACCACCACAGCCAGCCCCTGCGCGCCAGCCCGGGCGGCAGTCACGAGGACGTCAGCAGGCCCTGCCAGAGCTGGGCAGGCAGCCGCCAGGGCTCCAAGGAGTGTCCCGGATGCGCCCAGCtcgcccccagtccctcccctcAGGCCTTTGGGGTGGACCAGCCGCCTCTGCCTGAGGCTCCCGGCCGCCGCAAGAAGCTGGAGAGGATGTACAGCGTCGACCGAGTGTCTG ATGACGTCCCCATCCGTACCTGGTTCCCCAAGGAAAACCTCTTCAGTTTCCAGACGGCAACCACAACTATGCAAGC GGTGTTCAGGGGCTACGCGGAGAGGAAGCGCCGGAAACGGGAGAATGATTCCGCGTCTGTAATCCAGAG GAACTTCCGCAAACACCTGCGCATGGTCGGCAGCCGGAGGGTGAAGGCCCAGA CGTTCGCCGAGCGGCGCGAGCGGAGCTTCAGCCGGTCCTGGAGCGACCCCACCCCCATGAAAGCCGACACCTCTCACGACTCCCGAGACA GTAGTGACTTGCAGAGCTCCCACTGCACCTTGGGCGAGGCTTTCGAGGACCTGGACTGGGAGACTGAGAAGGGCCTGGAGGCCGTAGCCTGCGACACTGAGGGCTTCGTGCCACCCAAGGTCATG CTCATCTCCTCCAAAGTGCCCAAAGCCGAGTACATCCCCACCATCATCCGCAGGGACGACCCCGCCATCATCCCCATCCTCTAC GACCACGAGCACGCGACCTTCGAGGACATTCTGG aggaGATAGAGAAGAAGCTGAATATCTACCACAAGGGGGCCAAAATCTGGAAGATGCTGATTTTCTGCCAG GGTGGCCCAGGACACTTGTACCTGCTTAAGAACAAGGTGGCCACCTTTGCCaaagtggagaaggaagaggacatGATCCA CTTCTGGAAGCGGTTGAGCCGCTTGATGAGCAAAGTGAACCCTGAGCCGAACGTCATCCATGTCATGGGCTGCTACGTCCTGGGGAACCCCAATGGGGAGAAG CTCTTCCAGAACCTCAGGACCCTCATGACTCCTTACAGGGTAATCTTCGAGTCGCCCCTGGAGCTGTCGGCTCAAG GGAAGCAGATGATTGAGACCTACTTTGACTTCCGGCTGTACCGCCTGTGGAAGAGCCGCCAGCACTCGAAGCTGCTGGACTTTGAGGACGTTCTGTGA
- the NSMF gene encoding NMDA receptor synaptonuclear signaling and neuronal migration factor isoform X7 — translation MGAVASRRRALRSEAMSSVAAKVRAARAFGEYLSQSHPENRNGADHLLADAYSGHDGSPEMQPAPQNKRRLSLISNGRYEGSLPEEAASGKPAGEGPQPRVYTISGEPALLPGPEAEAIELAVVKGRRQGERHPHHHSQPLRASPGGSHEDVSRPCQSWAGSRQGSKECPGCAQLAPSPSPQAFGVDQPPLPEAPGRRKKLERMYSVDRVSDDVPIRTWFPKENLFSFQTATTTMQAVFRGYAERKRRKRENDSASVIQRNFRKHLRMVGSRRVKAQSSDLQSSHCTLGEAFEDLDWETEKGLEAVACDTEGFVPPKVMLISSKVPKAEYIPTIIRRDDPAIIPILYDHEHATFEDILEEIEKKLNIYHKGAKIWKMLIFCQGGPGHLYLLKNKVATFAKVEKEEDMIHFWKRLSRLMSKVNPEPNVIHVMGCYVLGNPNGEKLFQNLRTLMTPYRVIFESPLELSAQGKQMIETYFDFRLYRLWKSRQHSKLLDFEDVL, via the exons ATGGGCGCCGTCGCCTCCCGGAGGAGGGCGCTAAGAAGCGAGGCCATGTCCTCGGTGGCGGCCAAAGTGCG AGCAGCCCGAGCGTTTGGCGAGTACCTGTCCCAGAGTCACCCCGAAAACCGGAACGGTGCAG ACCACCTGCTGGCTGACGCCTACTCTGGCCACGACGGGTCCCCCGAGATGCAGCCGGCTCCTCAGAACAAGCGCCGCCTCTCCCTCATCTCCAACGGCCGCTATGAGGGCAGCCTTCCGGAGGAGGCTGCCAGCGGGAAGCCGGCCGGTGAGGGCCCCCAGCCCCGTGTGTACACCATCTCAGGGGAGCCGGCCCTGCTGCCCGGCCCGGAGGCCGAGGCCATCGAGCTGGCTGTGGTGAAGGGGCGGCGGCAGGGGGAGCGGCACCCCCACCACCACAGCCAGCCCCTGCGCGCCAGCCCGGGCGGCAGTCACGAGGACGTCAGCAGGCCCTGCCAGAGCTGGGCAGGCAGCCGCCAGGGCTCCAAGGAGTGTCCCGGATGCGCCCAGCtcgcccccagtccctcccctcAGGCCTTTGGGGTGGACCAGCCGCCTCTGCCTGAGGCTCCCGGCCGCCGCAAGAAGCTGGAGAGGATGTACAGCGTCGACCGAGTGTCTG ATGACGTCCCCATCCGTACCTGGTTCCCCAAGGAAAACCTCTTCAGTTTCCAGACGGCAACCACAACTATGCAAGC GGTGTTCAGGGGCTACGCGGAGAGGAAGCGCCGGAAACGGGAGAATGATTCCGCGTCTGTAATCCAGAG GAACTTCCGCAAACACCTGCGCATGGTCGGCAGCCGGAGGGTGAAGGCCCAGA GTAGTGACTTGCAGAGCTCCCACTGCACCTTGGGCGAGGCTTTCGAGGACCTGGACTGGGAGACTGAGAAGGGCCTGGAGGCCGTAGCCTGCGACACTGAGGGCTTCGTGCCACCCAAGGTCATG CTCATCTCCTCCAAAGTGCCCAAAGCCGAGTACATCCCCACCATCATCCGCAGGGACGACCCCGCCATCATCCCCATCCTCTAC GACCACGAGCACGCGACCTTCGAGGACATTCTGG aggaGATAGAGAAGAAGCTGAATATCTACCACAAGGGGGCCAAAATCTGGAAGATGCTGATTTTCTGCCAG GGTGGCCCAGGACACTTGTACCTGCTTAAGAACAAGGTGGCCACCTTTGCCaaagtggagaaggaagaggacatGATCCA CTTCTGGAAGCGGTTGAGCCGCTTGATGAGCAAAGTGAACCCTGAGCCGAACGTCATCCATGTCATGGGCTGCTACGTCCTGGGGAACCCCAATGGGGAGAAG CTCTTCCAGAACCTCAGGACCCTCATGACTCCTTACAGGGTAATCTTCGAGTCGCCCCTGGAGCTGTCGGCTCAAG GGAAGCAGATGATTGAGACCTACTTTGACTTCCGGCTGTACCGCCTGTGGAAGAGCCGCCAGCACTCGAAGCTGCTGGACTTTGAGGACGTTCTGTGA
- the NSMF gene encoding NMDA receptor synaptonuclear signaling and neuronal migration factor isoform X4 — MGAVASRRRALRSEAMSSVAAKVRAARAFGEYLSQSHPENRNGADHLLADAYSGHDGSPEMQPAPQNKRRLSLISNGRYEGSLPEEAASGKPAGEGPQPRVYTISGEPALLPGPEAEAIELAVVKGRRQGERHPHHHSQPLRASPGGSHEDVSRPCQSWAGSRQGSKECPGCAQLAPSPSPQAFGVDQPPLPEAPGRRKKLERMYSVDRVSDDVPIRTWFPKENLFSFQTATTTMQAVFRGYAERKRRKRENDSASVIQRNFRKHLRMVGSRRVKAQTFAERRERSFSRSWSDPTPMKADTSHDSRDSSDLQSSHCTLGEAFEDLDWETEKGLEAVACDTEGFVPPKVMLISSKVPKAEYIPTIIRRDDPAIIPILYDHEHATFEDILEEIEKKLNIYHKGAKIWKMLIFCQGGPGHLYLLKNKVATFAKVEKEEDMIHFWKRLSRLMSKVNPEPNVIHVMGCYVLGNPNGEKLFQNLRTLMTPYRVIFESPLELSAQGKQMIETYFDFRLYRLWKSRQHSKLLDFEDVL, encoded by the exons ATGGGCGCCGTCGCCTCCCGGAGGAGGGCGCTAAGAAGCGAGGCCATGTCCTCGGTGGCGGCCAAAGTGCG AGCAGCCCGAGCGTTTGGCGAGTACCTGTCCCAGAGTCACCCCGAAAACCGGAACGGTGCAG ACCACCTGCTGGCTGACGCCTACTCTGGCCACGACGGGTCCCCCGAGATGCAGCCGGCTCCTCAGAACAAGCGCCGCCTCTCCCTCATCTCCAACGGCCGCTATGAGGGCAGCCTTCCGGAGGAGGCTGCCAGCGGGAAGCCGGCCGGTGAGGGCCCCCAGCCCCGTGTGTACACCATCTCAGGGGAGCCGGCCCTGCTGCCCGGCCCGGAGGCCGAGGCCATCGAGCTGGCTGTGGTGAAGGGGCGGCGGCAGGGGGAGCGGCACCCCCACCACCACAGCCAGCCCCTGCGCGCCAGCCCGGGCGGCAGTCACGAGGACGTCAGCAGGCCCTGCCAGAGCTGGGCAGGCAGCCGCCAGGGCTCCAAGGAGTGTCCCGGATGCGCCCAGCtcgcccccagtccctcccctcAGGCCTTTGGGGTGGACCAGCCGCCTCTGCCTGAGGCTCCCGGCCGCCGCAAGAAGCTGGAGAGGATGTACAGCGTCGACCGAGTGTCTG ATGACGTCCCCATCCGTACCTGGTTCCCCAAGGAAAACCTCTTCAGTTTCCAGACGGCAACCACAACTATGCAAGC GGTGTTCAGGGGCTACGCGGAGAGGAAGCGCCGGAAACGGGAGAATGATTCCGCGTCTGTAATCCAGAG GAACTTCCGCAAACACCTGCGCATGGTCGGCAGCCGGAGGGTGAAGGCCCAGA CGTTCGCCGAGCGGCGCGAGCGGAGCTTCAGCCGGTCCTGGAGCGACCCCACCCCCATGAAAGCCGACACCTCTCACGACTCCCGAGACA GTAGTGACTTGCAGAGCTCCCACTGCACCTTGGGCGAGGCTTTCGAGGACCTGGACTGGGAGACTGAGAAGGGCCTGGAGGCCGTAGCCTGCGACACTGAGGGCTTCGTGCCACCCAAGGTCATG CTCATCTCCTCCAAAGTGCCCAAAGCCGAGTACATCCCCACCATCATCCGCAGGGACGACCCCGCCATCATCCCCATCCTCTAC GACCACGAGCACGCGACCTTCGAGGACATTCTGG aggaGATAGAGAAGAAGCTGAATATCTACCACAAGGGGGCCAAAATCTGGAAGATGCTGATTTTCTGCCAG GGTGGCCCAGGACACTTGTACCTGCTTAAGAACAAGGTGGCCACCTTTGCCaaagtggagaaggaagaggacatGATCCA CTTCTGGAAGCGGTTGAGCCGCTTGATGAGCAAAGTGAACCCTGAGCCGAACGTCATCCATGTCATGGGCTGCTACGTCCTGGGGAACCCCAATGGGGAGAAG CTCTTCCAGAACCTCAGGACCCTCATGACTCCTTACAGGGTAATCTTCGAGTCGCCCCTGGAGCTGTCGGCTCAAG GGAAGCAGATGATTGAGACCTACTTTGACTTCCGGCTGTACCGCCTGTGGAAGAGCCGCCAGCACTCGAAGCTGCTGGACTTTGAGGACGTTCTGTGA